From Propionispora vibrioides, one genomic window encodes:
- the pstA gene encoding phosphate ABC transporter permease PstA, translating to MNGTYAKRSYLINHLATALMWGAGLLIMGILAVFLLYILYQGVPVLSWNFITGRSSDITVGGGVGAQFFNSFYILVLSLLFSIPVAIGAGVYLAEYAGNSRLTDIIRLSTESLATVPSIVLGLFGMIIFVNMLGVGFSIIGGSLTLMLLNLPVLVRVTEESIRTVPVSYREASLALGATKWQTIWRVVLPNALPGIITGITLTAGRALGETAILIFTAGTTVARQIPNFDVTAAGETLAVHMWYVMAVGLVPDRMEIANGIGALLIITILAFNLMFTIPGQLLQKKLSAGKH from the coding sequence ATGAACGGAACGTACGCTAAGAGGTCTTACTTGATCAACCATTTGGCGACGGCACTGATGTGGGGAGCCGGTCTTCTGATCATGGGCATTCTGGCAGTTTTTTTGCTGTATATTTTGTATCAGGGAGTTCCCGTCCTATCCTGGAACTTTATTACCGGCCGGTCGAGCGATATTACTGTGGGTGGCGGTGTAGGAGCGCAGTTTTTCAACTCCTTTTATATTTTGGTGCTGTCCCTGCTCTTTTCGATTCCGGTTGCCATTGGTGCCGGGGTTTATCTGGCTGAATACGCCGGAAACAGCCGTCTTACCGATATAATCCGTCTTAGTACCGAAAGCCTGGCGACTGTACCCTCCATCGTACTGGGCCTGTTCGGCATGATTATTTTTGTGAACATGCTGGGGGTCGGTTTCAGCATTATCGGTGGTTCGCTTACCCTTATGCTGCTCAATCTGCCGGTGCTGGTGCGGGTAACGGAGGAGTCGATCCGCACCGTGCCGGTATCTTACCGGGAAGCCAGTCTGGCGCTGGGCGCCACCAAGTGGCAAACCATCTGGCGGGTGGTACTGCCCAATGCCCTGCCGGGAATCATCACCGGCATTACCCTGACAGCAGGGCGAGCCCTCGGCGAGACAGCCATTTTGATATTTACCGCCGGTACGACAGTAGCCCGTCAGATTCCTAATTTTGATGTGACAGCGGCTGGTGAAACACTGGCGGTGCATATGTGGTATGTCATGGCGGTCGGCCTGGTGCCTGACCGGATGGAGATTGCCAACGGTATTGGCGCGCTGCTGATTATCACCATCCTGGCCTTTAATCTGATGTTTACTATTCCGGGGCAGCTTTTGCAGAAAAAGCTGAGTGCCGGAAAGCATTAA
- the pstC gene encoding phosphate ABC transporter permease subunit PstC encodes MELAENCVTVEDREHKWKLLYDKYVRYLFIASAGLMAVIILSIILFIGQQGLLTFKEVSPSEFFFSTKWDPSEGSYGAFSFISGSVLVTLLAVVLGAPLGLAGAMFMAKIAPARLRNFMRPATDLYVAIPSVVYGFVGLTILVPFIRETFHASSGFGLLAAAVILAVMILPTIISISEDALRAVPRTLEEASLALGATRWQTLWKVLVPAALPGILTSVILAMARAIGETMAVQMIIGNTPQLAKSLFMPTATLPSEIVVEMGNTPFGSAWGNSLFLMALVLLLLSLGMILVIRRIAKERVG; translated from the coding sequence ATGGAGTTGGCAGAGAACTGTGTAACAGTAGAAGATAGGGAACATAAATGGAAACTTCTCTATGATAAATATGTCCGGTACTTATTTATTGCCAGTGCCGGCTTAATGGCGGTTATTATTTTGTCGATCATTCTCTTTATCGGGCAGCAGGGGCTGCTCACCTTTAAGGAAGTCAGTCCCAGCGAGTTTTTCTTTTCGACCAAATGGGACCCGAGCGAAGGCAGTTATGGTGCCTTTAGCTTCATTTCCGGGTCGGTGCTCGTAACACTGCTGGCAGTCGTGCTTGGTGCGCCGCTTGGTTTGGCGGGAGCTATGTTCATGGCCAAGATTGCTCCGGCGCGGCTGAGAAATTTCATGCGGCCCGCCACTGATTTGTATGTGGCCATACCTTCCGTGGTTTACGGCTTTGTGGGGTTGACCATCCTAGTGCCCTTTATCCGGGAAACCTTTCATGCCAGTTCCGGTTTTGGCCTGTTGGCGGCGGCCGTGATTCTGGCAGTTATGATATTGCCGACGATTATCAGCATCTCGGAGGATGCGCTGCGGGCGGTGCCCCGTACGCTGGAGGAGGCGTCCCTGGCCCTGGGCGCGACCCGTTGGCAGACATTATGGAAGGTGCTGGTGCCGGCCGCCTTGCCGGGTATTTTAACCTCAGTAATCTTAGCCATGGCCCGGGCTATCGGAGAGACGATGGCGGTACAAATGATCATTGGCAATACGCCGCAATTGGCCAAGTCTTTGTTTATGCCTACGGCGACACTGCCCAGTGAGATTGTCGTGGAAATGGGTAATACGCCGTTTGGTTCGGCCTGGGGCAATTCACTGTTTTTGATGGCTCTGGTATTGCTTTTATTGTCACTGGGGATGATCCTGGTTATTCGCCGGATTGCCAAAGAAAGGGTGGGGTGA
- a CDS encoding phosphate ABC transporter substrate-binding protein, protein MKLVQKSKALAAVLGLVLGMSVIAGCGSSGAGTEGKSQPAEAKVEGTVTASGSTALLPLLKPAQEEFQKKHDKVTINIAGGGSFTGMNQVAAGSVNIGNSDVDLPAEYKDKGLIDHQVAVAPFVFIANQDVTLDNLTKQQYVDILTGKVTNWKDVGGKDEKITLIHRAKSSGSRATISDLVLKGAAFTDNAVIQDSNGAVRSAIASTPGAIGYVDAAYADNTVKALAVDGVKYSPDAVIGGQYTIFAYEHMYTKGEATGAVKAFIDYVMSKEFQETYVEKNGFIPITKVKK, encoded by the coding sequence ATGAAACTTGTTCAGAAGTCAAAGGCTTTGGCCGCTGTGTTGGGTCTTGTTCTAGGTATGAGTGTGATTGCAGGCTGCGGTAGCTCGGGGGCAGGCACCGAAGGAAAAAGCCAGCCGGCTGAGGCTAAAGTGGAAGGTACGGTAACAGCATCAGGTTCGACGGCGTTGCTGCCGCTCCTCAAACCAGCTCAGGAAGAGTTCCAGAAAAAACATGACAAGGTCACGATCAATATCGCCGGCGGCGGTTCCTTCACCGGGATGAATCAGGTTGCGGCAGGTTCGGTGAATATCGGCAATTCCGATGTTGATTTGCCGGCTGAATATAAAGATAAAGGCCTGATTGATCATCAGGTCGCAGTAGCACCGTTCGTATTTATTGCCAATCAGGATGTCACTCTGGATAATCTGACAAAACAGCAGTATGTCGATATTCTGACCGGTAAAGTTACCAATTGGAAAGATGTGGGCGGCAAGGATGAAAAAATCACCTTGATTCACCGGGCTAAATCCTCCGGTTCCCGCGCTACTATCAGTGATCTGGTGCTGAAAGGCGCTGCCTTTACTGACAATGCCGTTATTCAGGATTCCAACGGTGCGGTTCGTTCGGCAATTGCCAGCACACCCGGTGCTATTGGCTACGTTGACGCCGCTTATGCCGACAACACGGTCAAAGCCTTGGCCGTAGACGGTGTAAAGTACAGTCCTGATGCGGTTATCGGCGGTCAATACACTATCTTTGCCTATGAGCATATGTATACCAAGGGAGAAGCCACCGGTGCGGTGAAAGCCTTCATTGACTATGTTATGAGCAAAGAGTTCCAGGAAACCTATGTAGAGAAAAACGGCTTTATTCCCATCACCAAAGTGAAGAAATAA
- a CDS encoding GGDEF domain-containing protein has product MLALKWEASKNPANRAADGAMNDTMITSDMLQEFEQVLANQQIRPVFQPIVSLDDGTVAGYEALSRGPQNSPLESPALLFLAAEQSGKVWDLDFLCRTKALEKAKHLPDMQMLFINVDPKIINDARFEKGVTKEILDSYQIDATKIIFEITEKTSINDYKSFRRVLDNYTSQGYKIAIDDTGSGYSGLKMLAETRPQFVKIDMDLVRDIDKDSLKQALMRAFQDFAVLTNMKIIAEGIETVDELNTLISLGIPYGQGFFLGRPEAEFMDILPAIRQHVIAKQEQKQQELFHTPLTIPIGDIARRDPSFEVSIIGSQAIEHFDCNPNLMGITIVQDGYPVGLLMRNTLFGRLGTQYGVAVYTKRQVSLLMDRNPLIVDYYMPLDQVSKFAVSRPEKNLYDYIIVTRNGLYYGITTVKCLLEKTTQLEVNRAKHCNPLSGLPGNILIEEKLRQELERRTDFAVLYFDLDNFKAYNDTYGFDNGDKVLSMLAQMIQQQVLLWGNRDCFVGHIGGDDFIAVVKQVNVEALCQALIELFDNRILDFYTERDKIKGYIIAKNRHGVEEKYPLISLSIAVVKNQAGRFKSTAALAETAGGVKKRCKVIWKSCYFVGPEACGH; this is encoded by the coding sequence GTGCTGGCACTCAAGTGGGAAGCCTCAAAAAACCCGGCTAACCGTGCCGCAGATGGTGCAATGAATGATACGATGATCACGTCAGATATGCTACAGGAGTTTGAGCAGGTTCTTGCCAACCAACAAATCCGGCCGGTTTTTCAGCCGATTGTATCGTTAGACGACGGGACGGTTGCCGGCTATGAAGCCTTGAGCCGGGGACCGCAGAACTCTCCGTTGGAGAGTCCTGCTTTGCTGTTTTTAGCCGCCGAGCAGAGTGGCAAGGTTTGGGATTTAGATTTTTTATGCCGGACAAAGGCGCTGGAAAAGGCAAAGCATCTGCCTGATATGCAGATGCTGTTTATTAATGTGGACCCGAAGATCATCAACGACGCCCGTTTTGAAAAAGGTGTCACCAAGGAAATTCTGGACAGCTATCAGATTGACGCGACCAAGATTATTTTTGAAATTACCGAGAAAACTTCGATCAATGATTATAAAAGTTTCCGGCGGGTGCTGGACAATTATACCAGTCAGGGCTATAAAATTGCGATTGATGATACCGGGTCCGGCTATTCGGGCCTGAAAATGCTGGCTGAAACCAGACCGCAGTTTGTGAAAATCGACATGGATCTGGTGCGTGATATTGATAAGGACTCGCTAAAACAGGCATTAATGCGGGCCTTTCAGGATTTTGCCGTATTGACGAATATGAAAATTATTGCCGAAGGCATTGAAACTGTTGATGAACTCAACACGTTGATTTCCCTTGGCATTCCCTATGGACAGGGTTTCTTTCTGGGACGGCCAGAGGCAGAGTTTATGGATATTTTGCCGGCCATCAGGCAGCATGTCATAGCTAAACAGGAGCAAAAGCAGCAGGAACTCTTTCATACGCCGCTGACTATACCGATTGGCGATATTGCTCGCCGTGACCCGTCCTTTGAAGTCAGCATAATCGGCTCTCAGGCCATCGAGCATTTTGACTGTAATCCTAACTTAATGGGGATTACCATTGTCCAGGATGGCTATCCGGTCGGCCTTTTGATGCGCAATACCCTCTTTGGCCGATTGGGCACCCAGTACGGAGTAGCCGTATACACCAAGCGGCAGGTAAGCCTGCTCATGGACCGCAATCCGTTGATTGTCGATTATTATATGCCCCTGGACCAGGTATCCAAGTTTGCCGTGTCCCGTCCGGAGAAGAATTTATATGACTATATTATCGTAACGCGCAATGGGCTGTATTATGGCATTACTACAGTAAAATGCCTGCTGGAAAAAACCACTCAGCTGGAGGTCAACCGGGCTAAGCATTGCAACCCGCTCAGCGGGCTGCCGGGCAATATTCTGATTGAAGAAAAACTGCGGCAGGAACTGGAGCGGCGCACGGACTTTGCCGTGCTCTATTTTGATCTGGACAATTTTAAAGCCTACAACGACACCTACGGGTTTGACAACGGCGATAAGGTACTGTCCATGCTGGCTCAGATGATTCAACAGCAGGTGTTGCTTTGGGGCAACCGGGATTGTTTTGTCGGGCATATTGGCGGCGATGATTTTATCGCCGTGGTAAAACAGGTGAATGTGGAAGCTCTGTGCCAGGCGCTCATTGAATTGTTCGATAACCGGATTTTGGATTTTTATACCGAACGGGATAAAATTAAGGGATATATCATTGCCAAAAACCGTCATGGTGTGGAAGAAAAATATCCGCTGATTTCCCTGTCCATTGCCGTGGTAAAAAACCAGGCCGGACGGTTTAAGTCAACGGCTGCATTGGCTGAAACCGCCGGAGGCGTAAAAAAACGCTGCAAAGTCATCTGGAAAAGCTGCTACTTTGTCGGACCGGAAGCTTGCGGCCATTGA
- a CDS encoding zinc dependent phospholipase C family protein, producing the protein MQGSQSPSVKYTGTTLMLAIASPLQGLLDRPGITHEFCNRQAVATLKKDGLMGSAVFFESYLAELNAGVYWADGGWKNAGHYFDPVSGRGLWHFSNALAELQGYYNRGVQHFECGDIAKAVFFLGAAAHLLQDVCVPHHARAKLFCGHREYERWAEQHHHEFAVEGQGVYDSEHPCRLALHNALIAADLLEWVNETASITDFRSATLVLLPLAQRTTAGLLQRFSEQVGLPQQSLNGG; encoded by the coding sequence GTGCAAGGGAGCCAATCTCCTTCTGTGAAATATACCGGTACAACGCTGATGCTGGCGATAGCCAGTCCGTTGCAGGGTCTGCTTGACCGTCCGGGTATTACCCATGAATTCTGCAACAGGCAGGCTGTTGCTACTTTAAAAAAAGACGGACTCATGGGGAGCGCGGTGTTTTTTGAAAGTTATTTGGCTGAATTGAACGCTGGCGTCTACTGGGCGGATGGTGGCTGGAAAAACGCCGGCCATTACTTTGATCCGGTCAGTGGCAGGGGACTGTGGCACTTTAGCAATGCCCTGGCCGAACTGCAGGGTTATTATAACCGGGGAGTACAGCATTTTGAGTGTGGTGATATCGCCAAAGCCGTCTTCTTTTTGGGCGCAGCGGCGCACCTGCTGCAGGATGTGTGCGTGCCGCACCATGCCAGAGCCAAACTGTTTTGCGGTCACCGCGAGTATGAACGCTGGGCCGAACAGCATCATCACGAATTTGCCGTCGAAGGACAGGGTGTGTATGACAGTGAGCATCCCTGCCGACTTGCCTTACATAACGCGCTGATTGCCGCCGATTTGCTCGAGTGGGTAAATGAAACGGCAAGTATTACGGATTTTCGCTCGGCAACACTGGTATTGTTACCGCTGGCCCAACGTACTACCGCCGGCTTACTGCAGCGGTTTTCCGAACAGGTTGGGCTGCCGCAGCAGAGTTTGAACGGCGGGTAA
- a CDS encoding MGDG synthase family glycosyltransferase, translated as MSRQIKNILILSASIGSGHDRAANALAGALQSRYPLAQITVVDFMDGERSYLSGFMKETYLRMLRLSPNIYDVLYRWTQNGRQGTGMGTLMARVLQESMLEIIETYQPDWLIATHPFSCGAAAYLKRKGKIHIPLVGVITDFAVHRLWVYPEVDCYFVAVPELREALLAQGVAAAKVNVTGIPIDSRFSQAVDRTAAGRRLGLATDRYTVLLMGGGLGLGGVSQAIYVLNEISLPLQLVVVVGKNRKLYKKLQAVTAASGHPVKLLGYTSQVPELMAAADVLITKPGALTISEALSMKLPMLLYAPIPGQEKENAAYLDAKGAAFWVKNDAELKRLLTGMIVNGNIAAFVQDNAEKLGQPRAAEAIAAIISHRFDKRGIVSGF; from the coding sequence ATGTCGAGACAAATCAAAAACATCTTGATTCTGTCGGCTTCTATTGGTTCGGGCCATGACCGGGCGGCGAATGCGCTTGCCGGCGCACTGCAAAGCAGATATCCGCTGGCACAGATTACGGTAGTCGATTTTATGGATGGCGAAAGGTCTTATCTGAGTGGCTTTATGAAGGAAACCTATCTGAGAATGCTCCGTTTGTCACCTAATATATATGATGTTTTATACCGATGGACCCAAAACGGCCGGCAGGGAACGGGGATGGGAACCCTAATGGCCCGGGTTTTACAGGAAAGTATGCTGGAAATTATTGAAACCTATCAGCCGGACTGGCTGATTGCGACCCATCCATTTTCCTGTGGTGCGGCGGCCTACTTGAAACGGAAGGGAAAAATTCATATTCCGCTGGTAGGCGTGATCACTGATTTTGCCGTACACCGCCTGTGGGTATATCCGGAAGTGGATTGTTACTTCGTTGCCGTGCCGGAATTGCGGGAGGCTTTGCTGGCACAGGGGGTGGCTGCTGCCAAGGTGAATGTAACCGGTATTCCCATTGATTCACGCTTCTCCCAGGCTGTGGACCGGACGGCGGCCGGCCGCCGGCTGGGGTTGGCGACCGATCGCTACACCGTGCTGCTCATGGGCGGTGGCTTGGGATTGGGTGGCGTGAGCCAGGCAATTTATGTGCTGAATGAAATTTCCCTGCCGCTGCAACTGGTGGTGGTGGTCGGCAAGAATCGGAAATTGTATAAAAAGCTACAAGCGGTTACGGCGGCTTCCGGTCATCCGGTCAAGCTGCTGGGCTATACCAGTCAGGTGCCGGAACTGATGGCGGCAGCCGATGTACTGATTACCAAACCGGGCGCCCTGACGATCAGTGAGGCGTTGAGCATGAAACTGCCGATGCTGCTGTATGCTCCCATTCCGGGGCAGGAGAAGGAAAACGCAGCCTATCTGGATGCCAAGGGGGCGGCGTTCTGGGTAAAGAATGACGCTGAATTAAAGCGACTTTTAACTGGCATGATTGTGAACGGCAATATCGCGGCTTTTGTGCAGGATAATGCAGAAAAGCTTGGGCAACCAAGGGCGGCAGAAGCGATTGCCGCTATTATCAGTCACCGCTTCGATAAACGGGGAATCGTATCTGGTTTCTAA
- a CDS encoding ATP-binding protein: MFRWGIRSRLLVSFLLLGIITLSLLGGYILWYFYQHNLESLTSNLLTHAQVTEQFLLHSMHTPEGKASLDPEVKELAAKNNLRITIVDTAGTVLADSWENPEMLENHLSRPEISDAIRQGTGTSIRYSTTLHQNLLYAAIPIRQQGELLGVVRVASTLAYVEAGFGQIRSAVLAALFLVALLTILLSLRLAKHYTAPLEDITAAALAIANGDLKRRVHTHTGDELDFLSQALNNLASNLDDKIHEAQAETQKLSLILQHMDNAVILLDRYGRVTAINKMAKDTFSIDDAMMGQHNLQVIGNSLLNQAIQETLQSSVNKSIDLKTNIGGNKRVFRVFVAPIIDPEQETTGILTVFHDITVLQEIHERQAEFVANASHELATPLTAIKGFAETLLDGALQDPELSSRFVNIIHNQAERMHRLVKDLLQLAKLNSQEYRQQISLEPVKLQPLLETVVQELLPNIERKEQHLSLEVTENLTIPAHPDWLKQALVNLLDNSNKYTPNEGKIIITAWQEATQACIRIQDTGLGIPSQDLPLIFERFYRVERARTRSTGGTGLGLAIVKFITEMHGGQINVTSELNRGTAFTLRLPLGPAPEKPSE; this comes from the coding sequence ATGTTCCGCTGGGGAATCCGCTCCAGACTGCTTGTTTCTTTTTTATTGCTGGGGATTATTACCCTGTCTTTACTGGGAGGCTATATTCTCTGGTACTTTTATCAACACAACCTGGAGAGCCTGACCAGCAACTTATTGACCCACGCCCAGGTTACCGAGCAGTTCCTGCTCCATTCCATGCACACCCCGGAGGGTAAAGCCTCCCTTGATCCGGAGGTCAAGGAGCTGGCTGCCAAAAATAATCTGCGGATTACGATAGTCGATACGGCCGGAACAGTGCTGGCCGACTCGTGGGAAAATCCGGAAATGTTAGAAAATCATCTGTCCCGGCCGGAAATCAGCGACGCCATCCGTCAGGGTACCGGCACTAGCATCCGTTACAGTACTACCTTACACCAGAACCTGCTCTATGCGGCCATTCCTATCCGGCAGCAGGGAGAACTATTAGGCGTAGTCCGTGTCGCCAGTACACTGGCCTACGTGGAGGCCGGGTTCGGTCAAATCCGCTCCGCCGTGCTAGCCGCCCTCTTCCTGGTCGCGCTGCTGACCATCCTGCTCAGTCTGCGGCTGGCCAAGCACTATACAGCGCCACTGGAGGACATCACCGCCGCCGCACTCGCCATTGCCAACGGGGACCTCAAACGCCGTGTCCACACCCACACCGGTGACGAGCTTGACTTTCTGTCTCAAGCGTTAAATAATCTGGCATCCAATCTGGATGACAAAATTCATGAAGCCCAGGCAGAGACGCAAAAGCTGTCGCTAATTTTACAGCATATGGACAATGCCGTTATCCTGCTCGATCGCTACGGCCGGGTTACGGCCATCAATAAAATGGCCAAAGACACCTTTTCCATTGACGATGCCATGATGGGCCAGCATAATCTGCAGGTCATCGGCAACAGCCTGCTTAATCAGGCTATTCAGGAAACCCTCCAGTCTTCCGTAAACAAATCGATTGATTTAAAAACCAATATCGGCGGCAACAAACGGGTATTCCGGGTTTTTGTCGCCCCCATCATCGACCCCGAGCAAGAAACTACGGGAATTCTTACCGTGTTCCACGATATAACCGTGCTGCAGGAAATCCACGAACGCCAGGCCGAGTTTGTGGCCAATGCCTCGCACGAATTGGCCACCCCGCTGACCGCCATTAAAGGCTTTGCCGAAACGCTGCTGGACGGCGCCCTCCAGGACCCTGAACTGAGCAGCCGCTTTGTCAACATCATCCACAACCAGGCTGAACGCATGCACCGGCTGGTAAAGGATTTGTTGCAACTGGCCAAGCTTAATTCCCAGGAATACCGCCAGCAAATCAGTCTGGAACCGGTCAAACTGCAGCCACTGCTAGAGACGGTAGTTCAGGAACTGCTGCCGAATATCGAACGAAAAGAGCAGCATCTGTCGCTGGAAGTGACAGAAAACCTGACGATTCCCGCCCACCCTGACTGGTTAAAACAGGCATTAGTCAATTTACTGGACAACAGCAACAAATACACACCCAATGAAGGCAAAATTATCATTACCGCCTGGCAGGAAGCGACGCAGGCCTGCATCAGAATCCAAGATACCGGTCTGGGCATTCCGTCCCAGGATCTGCCGCTGATCTTCGAGCGTTTTTACCGCGTGGAACGGGCCCGAACCCGCAGCACCGGCGGCACCGGTCTGGGCCTGGCCATTGTCAAATTCATTACCGAAATGCATGGCGGCCAAATTAACGTAACCAGCGAACTCAATCGCGGCACGGCCTTCACCTTACGGCTGCCGCTCGGCCCGGCACCGGAAAAACCATCAGAATAG
- a CDS encoding PhoH family protein has translation MNKYYVLDTNVLLHSPQSLFAFNEHTVIIPEVVLEELDRFKSESSDRGANSREVSRILDRFRTQGNLLAGVPLSEQGGSLRIETNHLDTTLPPHWDRSKGDNRILQVCKGFMEQGHPTILVSRDTNMRVKATILKIQAEDYLNDKVASIEKQYTGRLVVYTSSEIINVFHDDDSHTISPEALFVYDEPSHTVIPATLETNQFLLIKSTDNERHTALGRFDGKQVVHLRYANRNPFGVIPRNIGQIFMQECLMMSAAEAPLVIIKGPAGTAKTFYALAVGLYKQLECRPRDYHHLLICRPNIPMDEDIGFLPGSEKEKIDPYMRAVRDNLFLLLAGHNMTEAKEIAQAEDTVQMLFDKRTIQTEALAYQRGRSLQKYWMILDEMQNSTPRQAKGVITRPGLGTKIILLGDPEQIDHPFLDSRSNGLSYASEKMRGSKLCFQVTLQHDECERSPLAAEAALRL, from the coding sequence TTGAATAAGTATTATGTACTGGATACGAACGTACTGCTTCACTCTCCTCAGTCACTATTTGCTTTCAATGAACATACCGTCATTATTCCTGAAGTTGTTCTCGAAGAATTAGACCGCTTTAAAAGTGAATCCAGCGACCGCGGCGCCAACAGCCGCGAGGTCAGCCGGATTCTTGACCGGTTTCGCACACAAGGCAACCTGCTGGCCGGCGTTCCTTTGTCCGAGCAGGGCGGGAGCTTACGCATCGAAACCAACCATCTGGACACCACACTGCCACCCCATTGGGATCGCAGCAAAGGCGATAACCGTATTCTCCAGGTTTGCAAGGGCTTTATGGAACAGGGCCACCCCACCATCCTGGTAAGCCGTGATACCAACATGCGAGTCAAAGCGACCATTCTAAAGATACAGGCAGAAGATTACCTGAACGATAAAGTTGCCAGTATTGAAAAACAGTATACCGGCCGTCTGGTCGTATACACCTCCTCCGAAATCATCAATGTCTTTCATGACGACGATAGTCATACCATTTCCCCCGAAGCTCTGTTCGTTTATGATGAACCCAGCCACACAGTAATTCCGGCGACACTGGAAACCAACCAGTTTCTTCTGATCAAGTCCACCGACAACGAGCGGCATACCGCGTTGGGACGGTTTGACGGCAAACAGGTCGTCCATCTGCGTTACGCCAACCGCAACCCCTTTGGCGTGATTCCCCGCAACATCGGCCAGATCTTTATGCAAGAGTGCCTGATGATGAGCGCCGCCGAAGCTCCGCTGGTCATTATCAAAGGGCCGGCCGGAACGGCCAAGACCTTCTACGCCCTGGCGGTGGGCCTCTATAAACAGCTCGAATGCCGCCCCCGGGATTACCACCACCTCTTAATCTGCCGCCCCAATATTCCGATGGATGAGGACATCGGGTTTCTGCCCGGTTCGGAAAAAGAAAAAATTGATCCCTATATGCGGGCTGTACGGGATAATCTCTTTTTACTGCTGGCCGGCCACAATATGACGGAGGCCAAGGAAATCGCCCAGGCTGAAGATACCGTGCAAATGCTGTTCGACAAACGGACCATTCAAACCGAAGCACTGGCTTATCAACGGGGCCGTTCGCTGCAAAAATACTGGATGATCCTGGACGAAATGCAAAACTCCACGCCCCGCCAGGCCAAAGGGGTGATCACCCGTCCCGGTTTGGGCACAAAAATCATCCTGCTGGGCGACCCGGAACAAATTGACCATCCCTTCCTCGACAGCCGTTCCAACGGCCTGTCCTATGCCAGCGAAAAAATGCGCGGCTCCAAGCTGTGCTTCCAGGTGACGCTGCAGCACGACGAATGCGAGCGGTCACCGCTGGCTGCCGAAGCGGCCCTGCGCCTGTAA
- a CDS encoding metal ABC transporter substrate-binding protein yields the protein MKSVRLLWMIVAVVAAGALFLSGCGKQADSTATAGSGLKVVTTMYPVYEFAKQVAGDKAEVSMLIPPGAEPHDWEPSPKDLARIKTAKLFLYQSAGLEPVDKLLKPDVLGDAKAVEVSRGIPLMEGPAEEEEADGQEAEHAAKDTHHEHMDVHVWLDPVAAQQEVDTIVQALSEADPQNKAYYEQNGEKFKAELQALDQEYRTTLANVSSRDIVTSHAAFGYLAKRYNLQQVAIMGLSPDSEPTPEKMANVVQFCREHNVKYIFFETIVSPKLAQTISKETGAGLLVLNPVESLGEDELKQGKNYLTVMRENLVNLKKALQE from the coding sequence ATGAAGTCAGTTCGCTTATTGTGGATGATTGTGGCAGTTGTGGCGGCCGGAGCGCTTTTTCTCTCAGGCTGCGGCAAACAGGCCGACAGTACCGCCACGGCAGGTTCCGGCCTGAAGGTGGTGACCACCATGTATCCGGTATATGAGTTTGCCAAGCAGGTAGCCGGTGATAAGGCAGAGGTCAGCATGCTCATTCCACCCGGTGCCGAACCTCACGACTGGGAGCCAAGTCCTAAAGACCTGGCCAGGATAAAAACCGCCAAACTCTTTTTATACCAGAGTGCCGGACTGGAACCGGTGGATAAGCTGCTAAAACCCGATGTGCTGGGTGATGCGAAAGCCGTGGAGGTCAGCCGGGGTATTCCGTTGATGGAAGGACCTGCTGAAGAGGAGGAAGCTGACGGGCAGGAAGCGGAGCATGCGGCTAAGGATACCCACCATGAACACATGGATGTTCACGTATGGCTGGACCCTGTTGCGGCCCAGCAGGAAGTGGATACGATTGTGCAGGCCCTGAGTGAGGCTGATCCTCAGAATAAGGCATATTATGAACAGAACGGTGAAAAGTTCAAAGCCGAATTACAAGCATTGGATCAGGAATACCGGACGACGCTGGCCAACGTGTCCAGCCGGGATATTGTTACAAGTCATGCCGCCTTTGGCTATCTGGCTAAACGGTACAATCTGCAGCAGGTTGCCATCATGGGACTTTCGCCGGACAGTGAACCGACACCGGAGAAAATGGCCAATGTGGTGCAGTTCTGCCGCGAACATAATGTAAAATACATATTCTTCGAAACCATTGTCAGCCCCAAGCTGGCCCAGACCATTTCGAAAGAAACCGGTGCCGGCCTGTTGGTGCTCAATCCGGTGGAGAGCCTCGGTGAAGACGAATTGAAGCAAGGGAAAAACTATTTGACCGTTATGCGGGAGAATCTGGTTAACCTGAAAAAGGCGCTGCAGGAATAG